In Besnoitia besnoiti strain Bb-Ger1 chromosome I, whole genome shotgun sequence, the genomic window CCAGGGGTGCAGCGCGCCAAGGGGGCAACGATACAATTGCCGCTCGACTAGTCACGGTTTCcggcgtttttttctctgcctcttcttcattcGTTTGTCTGTCTTTCCCCGTGTTTGGCCTCCTTGCGTCTTTTGCGGGCGCTCTGCCGGTGGTATGCGCCGTCTTCCGCAATTTCCTTTtggcgtgtctgcggcgccgcggtgcctgccgcgtgtgcgccggCGGAAGACAAATCCGTCCCTGTGACGGAGTGGAATTCTCGGAAGAGGGGAGTTGAACCAAGCAGATGGAAATTCCTTCAGCAGAATTCTCTTGCAACACCGACACAgagtctctgcgtcctctcggcgctgcgtgTGGAACAAAAAGCCGCTCAATTGCCCCTTTAAAGAACGCAGAAACGCCCTTCTGTTTGCTGTCGAATTCACTCCTTCTGGTGAATGTAAAGCCCGAAGCACCTCGAAAAAAGACAAGAAtctcccctccgccgcggaggtcGTTCTTCGTCCCTTCAAGTTTTCGTTCCCTTCCTCTATTTTTCTCGCACTCGCCTTTGCGGCTCGTAAACGCTTCgctggcgtcttcttctttctctgcgctcgcccgatccctgctgctgccgcagtgCTTCAAGCCGCCCGCGGAAACTGACAGTCGTCGAGaagcctctgcgtctgcttttctgttttttgaTTTCCCTAAAACGACCGAATCGCCTTCTGATGGTGTCATCTCGTTTTGTTCGCGTTCTTGTTCCCATTTGCGTCGCGTGcatcctctctttcttccggGTTGCCTGCCTCTGTCGGCCTTCACCACACGCCTCCCCGCTCGAGAGTTGAAGGTTTGGGGTTCGCGGAGCGtacctttcttctctctcccctttGCGAGCTTCGTTGAGAGTCGCTTtcctctcgttttctcctcctGCTGGTCTTCTGtcggagaaaagagaaaacttcgaagccttctcgctcgccacCGCGGCACTGTGCGGCGCCTTGTGTCTCTGGCCCTTTCGTGCTCAGCGGCACACGCCCCTGTTCCCTTCTTTCGCGGCAGGATCTGCCCTTGGTAGACGCGAGCTCTCTGGTTTTTCTTCTGTTTTGCCTTCCCCCTCACACCCgtgtgccgccgcgcgtttgGCGTTCGTTCGGcggtcttctctcgcgtcctTCAGCTCCTGGCTTCCTTCATTTTCGTTCTCTCCTCGGCTGTATGCAGCCTCGGCGtgctttcctcctccgccttctgtgcgtcttccttctctccgagtggcagccgcgccctccggaGGCCGTCTTttgcttccgccgcgcccttgCTCTCATACCACTCGCGTGCCGTTCCGGTTTCCTCCAATTTCCCTCTCGCTTGAatctcctctccgcgtgcgccgacTCCTGCCAGCCTCGGCGACGATGGCGGatgctcgccgcgaggccgacggcgcgcgcacggcttctgcggcgcaTCGCAGCCAGCCAGCCTCGAGTCTGCACGGGGTGGgtggagcgccgcgtcgagaCGCGCATGACACTCGGAGCTTCGCAGACGATCTCGCGGAGATCCGGCGCATGCGGGCGCTGCAATACAGGGAGCACAAAGAGCAGAGTCAGGCAACGTCGGCGCGGAGTTCTCCCCCTGCCAGGCCCCCGACGGCCGCGGGTGCGGAAGGCCCTGGCGGAGGGACGCGGTctgaggctgccgcggcggaggcgctgtgGCGACCATTCGCGCGAGACCGGAAGCTTGAGGAGGCTGTGCTGCTTCagggcgcagcaggcgagacgcggggGGACGGCGGAGTGAGCTCAGACGAGCGCCTGCGGTTCTCCCTCCTggccgcgagcctcgcacgggcggcgcgcgaaagTGGACTCAGCGGACGCAGCGAGAGCTGGCCCACCAGCTGGCAGCCATTCAcgggcgacggcaggcgactcagcgaggagagagagcggaagacgcggcgcgacgaagcGACTGGCCTATCGTCGGCGGAGAGGGGAGACaagcgcgcgaaggctgctgagaggagagagaaggaggagctgAGGCGTCCTCCCGTGCAGAGacctgccgcggcgagggagagcagCGATTTGAGTCGAGAGAATCGCACGCGGGGagacgctgcgcccgcgacaAACAAGGAAAGGCctgagacgcgcgcagcagcgcccctGGGTGAAGCAGACGACGTGCTCGTTCTCGGCGAAGGACATGCAATGCAGGCGTCCCCCAGCCCGACAGAAGAACGCGGAGACCATCCCCTTATTTGGAGCAGCCAGTTCGATGTCTTGACGTGGTGAGTTGCAGACGAGGGGGGTATCAAGGCACTGAtgacgcctcgcgccgcgtccaTCCTCTCATCTCTTCGTAGTCTGTTTGCCTTCCGCGGTGCTTTCTCTGTTCCTGCACGCGTCCGggttttttttcgctctcttTTGATCTATATCTATGTAACTAGTTTATGTATCTCGCGTGTGCggtcggcctcgccgcttGCGGGCGCCGACAGCCATTTTTTTTCGGTCTCTGCGTCCTGCCGCTTGTGTTTCGTTCCGTTTCAGCCGCGACTCTGCGTGCACGTCTCGTGCGTGATTCCCAGGAACCTCGATGGCCTAGATGAAGTCGCGCTGCGGCCACGGACGgccgcggtggcggcgacggTGAAGGCGCTTCGCCCCGCCGTCGTTATGCTGCAAGAAGTCATTGGAgactcgctcgcgctgctgacgCGTCACCTGTCGCCGCTTTACCACCTTTACACGCCCGCGTCTCCACTTcgggccgccgcgtctgcgcctgcggcgtgcgcggcgccggagggctGTCCCTACTTTTGCGTGTTGATGCTGTGTCGGGAGCAGATGCTACCGCTTGCAGactgcgacggcgcgcggacggAGTGGTTTCCGCAGAGCCAGATGGGGCGTCACATGctgggcgtcgtcgcggctccGATGAGCTGGCCAGACGACAGACTCCTTTTTCTTACCTCGCACCTCGAGTCGATGAAGGAATTCCGCGaagagcgcctgcggcagttTACCCGCTGCATGCAGGTCATCacgcgcagcttcgccggCGTAGCGgacgctggcgacgcgccggaggcgccgaaACCCGCCGAGGCGGGCCGCCGGCCTGCCCCTGCACAGGCGGGGGACGAGCGAGgggcgtgcggcggagaagagagccgagaaggagagaaagaaaggaaggaggaaaaagcaggcgacgaggcggcggcgctggggccTGCGTACGCGGCGGTGTTTGGCGGCGACACGAACCTGAGAGACTCAGAGCTcgtggagggcgcgggcgactcgCAGGAGGGGGGGTGTCGCAAGGGGCGCGTGCAGGGCGAGCAGAcaagcggagggaggcggaagacagaacccgctgcttcctcgcgggtGCCGGCCAGCGTGCGCGACGTCTGGGAAGTTCTGGGGAGACCCAAGGAGTGTAGGTACACCTGGGACATGTTTCGAAACGACAACAAACAGATGAAGTGGAAGACGCGGCTTCGTTTCGACAGGCTCTACTGGTGGAGCCCTCGTGCGCCGGCCTCTGAGGCTTTggtctcgtcgtcgtcctgcgCCCCTGCGGCCGGCGACAGGGAGGACGGAAGAGCCGCAAGCGCCGAAAaggacgcgacgacgcgaaacTGCGCCACTTGGGCACCCGTCTCGCTTCACCTCGTCGGTGTAAATCGCCTGCCGACCTGCGGGCGGTTCCCCAGTGACCActtcggcctcctcgcacgGTTCaagcgcgaagcgccggcgagtCAAAAGTAGCACAGAGAGCTGGCAGGGACCAGAGTGTCCGCCATCTCCCTTATTCGGGTTTCTGCTCAAGGCAGGCGTTCGTCTCTCAAAAGAGGTGCTGTGCGGGTGTAGGACTCGCGAACCAAAGCCAATAAACGGAATAGACCGGTTTCCGCGTGCGTGTGGGGTTTCTGGACTGTTTCAGGCTGGCGGGCATGACTCTATTCTGCAGGCCGACGCACAGGGACtagaagagagacgagggagaggacggcgccCGAGTTCGGGTCTGCGGCGCTTGAGGGTTTGCATCTGCGTGTTATGCGTAGCGGTGGGTACGACTTTCCCTCTCGAAGCGCCGGCATGCATAGCGCGTGGAAGAAAACACGAAGCATCGCCGCTTAAAAGAGGGCTGGCGAGCGCGTTGAGCTCTagtgaagaaaaaaacagaatCTAGCATGTGAGCAAGAAGCAGTGATCACGTGTCTGCCGTCATGTGCTAGACTGGAGGTGTGTAGAAGAAAAGCACTCGATTCTGTTCCTGCGTTAGTCCCCTTTTTGACAGTGTGAACTCCATCCCAAAATATCTGTCCTTTCCCAGACAGCGCTGGTAATGGTATTTAGACCGTTGCCTCTGCCGCCTACCCTGGGGGATCCCACTATCACACTGCATCGCAGCTGCGTGACGCGAAATATATTCAAGCTTAGCAACAAGGGTAGACGTCGCACTTGCCTCTGAGCAAGAGGCTTGGATAATGACACTATCCAAaggcttctcgccgtcgcggtcgTGAGCCCCCCCACGCAGgatgcgccgcagcagcgttcGTGAAAGAGCATGTCTTCTGCGACAGAAGCTACCCTTGCTTGTCTCGCTCGAGCTCAGCATAACCCCGATTTCCCTGACATCGCGCAGGAGCGAGTTGTGTCACCTGGCAACAGATGGTAGTGCATGTGGTCTCTTGTGCGGCTAACTGCGCAGTGTCGCGTTACGAGCGGCTGCGTGCCCATGGCGCCATTTTTGCAGCCGGTGCGCATGTGTTTGAGCGCTGGCCGGTCATGGTGTCGACACTGTGTGCCTGCCAAAATCCTGTTTGTGTATAGAGACTGAATTTGGAGCGGCGGGCAGAGACGCTGGGAATCCCTCCGACTGCGATACGCAGTCTGTCGCGCGACACTCCCgtctcccccgcccccctcccccccagcATTCACTGTAGCTCCAACACCGGTTAGGTCTGGAATGCGTACACACTAGGCAGTAAAATTGTAGACGCAATAACTCTTCCACAGGAGTGCGTAGGGGATAGCATACTCCCGAGTAGTGCCACAGTCATAATGCGTGGCACCGCAGACCGCAAGAAGATAATTCACCGCTCACCAGTGGCCGACATGCCCGCCGCCCTGCCACTGTTGGCATCGATGAACACCGTTGTAGCCGAATGGAGTCGTGCTGCACTGATTTGTAAAACTAGGTGATGGCTGCGCCAAGGCAACTATCATATTTCGTGCATGAAACTGCATGACCAGCTGGTCTAGTGCTATGGGCACGGGCAGGCGATCGGAGGCCGTCCCCCCGCGTTGGCTTTCCTGCGACAGCCCAAATGTTGCGAGCACACGGTGAATCACCGACAGGTACAGCTCCATATGGCCGGAGCACTGGGTCTTTGCTGCAACATAGGCTCGGCAAAAATGCTGGTTCACGCCATGGGAACACGTTGTCGGTCGGCTGGCTTGGAACGGTTGCAAAAGGGAAGCGGTAAGGTCATTAGCACGGGACACAACCGTGACACTCCAGCCCTCACATGCACGCCCAACTTCGCAATGTTTTAAAAAGCCTAAATTTCTTCCACGCTTCCAAATGTCACGGAAAAAGCCACACGCCTCCCCAGTTAGCGGAGACTAGGGGCAACCATACGGAGAGTGCGATGACAAGAGGAGGTTACCGTTACCGGAAACCCGTCGGATGATACCCCTGTCTGTCAGCTGATgttcgcctcgcttcttccgctgcaTGCAACAAACTGTCCCGTACGTCGCGGTTGTCCTCTCAAGGAGGGCTAGGACTGCGCCTCACGCTATAGCCCGATCCTCCCTCTAAGCGGTTGTGGGGCATGGCGCATGCTGTACCACGACGCAGCTCCGGTGTCCAGGATGAATGAACGGCAGTGGGGGAGGCTGACAGGGGAAAGCTTTGCCATGCGGACGCCAAACAGGGGTTTTCTGTCGCGACGACCCACTTGTCCACTTTTGTGTGGTGGTATTTCGACACAGTGCGCATCCCTGCTTTGTCCAAGATGGCGTCGACCGGCAACGTAAGAAATGGACTTGGGGTCCTCCCCAGCATCAgtgcagagaggagggcCATCGCGACTactctctccgccctctggTTCTTTTGCTGCAGTCTGCGGAGAAGCATACGAATTTCGCGTTAATTGCTATCGTATTTGGCTATCTCAGTGCCAGTGACGGGGCGACAGTCGTAGCCGTCGTTTCGTGTGAATGCGGAATGTCTACACCTGCTCACAACATGCATGGGATTGCAGGCTGTCAATTGTGTGGCGCGTACACATTGTTGTGTGACAGCGTTTTTGTAGTATGTTTAGAGTGTCCTAGTCTCTTTGGGTATTAGGCAACAGCGAACAAAACGCGGGGTGACAGACTATCCTTTGCCGTTTCTGTCCGCCCGTTAAGTGCGTGCATGTATTGCCGTGGGAGGGGGAATGTACGTCCATTTTACCCTCTGTGTGTTGGCACCGTGCAGACCTGCAAAAAGAGGAAGTTCGTCAAGGATGGCGTCTTCCAGGCCGAGCTGAATGAGTTCTTGTCGTGCACACTGTCAGAGGATGGATAC contains:
- a CDS encoding endonuclease/exonuclease/phosphatase family protein (encoded by transcript BESB_009210) — its product is MADARREADGARTASAAHRSQPASSLHGVGGAPRRDAHDTRSFADDLAEIRRMRALQYREHKEQSQATSARSSPPARPPTAAGAEGPGGGTRSEAAAAEALWRPFARDRKLEEAVLLQGAAGETRGDGGVSSDERLRFSLLAASLARAARESGLSGRSESWPTSWQPFTGDGRRLSEERERKTRRDEATGLSSAERGDKRAKAAERREKEELRRPPVQRPAAARESSDLSRENRTRGDAAPATNKERPETRAAAPLGEADDVLVLGEGHAMQASPSPTEERGDHPLIWSSQFDVLTWNLDGLDEVALRPRTAAVAATVKALRPAVVMLQEVIGDSLALLTRHLSPLYHLYTPASPLRAAASAPAACAAPEGCPYFCVLMLCREQMLPLADCDGARTEWFPQSQMGRHMLGVVAAPMSWPDDRLLFLTSHLESMKEFREERLRQFTRCMQVITRSFAGVADAGDAPEAPKPAEAGRRPAPAQAGDERGACGGEESREGEKERKEEKAGDEAAALGPAYAAVFGGDTNLRDSELVEGAGDSQEGGCRKGRVQGEQTSGGRRKTEPAASSRVPASVRDVWEVLGRPKECRYTWDMFRNDNKQMKWKTRLRFDRLYWWSPRAPASEALVSSSSCAPAAGDREDGRAASAEKDATTRNCATWAPVSLHLVGVNRLPTCGRFPSDHFGLLARFKREAPASQK